ACTGGTGCGTTCCTGCCAAGGTTTGTCAATGGATCGGATTCGACGGGTTTTGGCACGGGCGATCGCAACCCACGGCGAACTGCGTCCCGAAGACGTGGAACTGGTGCTAGAAGAAAAGCGTCAGAGCATTCGTCAGACGCAGATATTAGAGTTTTATCCGACAACCGAGAAAATTTCTGATATTGGCGGTTTAGATAACCTGAAAGACTGGCTGCTGCGGCGAGGCGGTGGCTTCTCAGAACGAGCTAGGCAATATGGTTTGCCTTATCCTAGAGGTTTACTGCTGGTGGGAATTCAGGGAACTGGGAAATCTCTAACAGCAAAAGCGATCGCCCATCACTGGCACCTACCCCTATTGCGCCTAGACGTTGGGCGACTCTTTGGGGGATTGGTGGGAGAATCAGAATCTCGCACCAGACAGATGATTCAACTCGCAGAAGCCTTGGCTCCCTGTGTACTATGGATAGATGAAATTGACAAAGCCTTCTCTGGAATGGATGGTAAAGGAGATGCCGGAACCAGCAACCGCGTTTTTGGCACCTTTATTACCTGGCTAGCAGAAAAAACCTCACCAGTTTTCGTAGTTGCCACCGCTAACAATATTCAGGCTTTACCGCCGGAAATGCTCCGGAAAGGCAGATTTGATGAAATCTTTTTTGTCGGTTTGCCAGAAACAGAGGAACGTCGCGCCATTTTTGCGGTACACTTATCCCGACTGCGGCCTCACAACTTGAATAGCTACGATTTAGATCGGCTGGCATACGAGACACCGGACTTTTCCGGGGCAGAAATTGAGCAAACGCTTATAGAAGCAATGCACATTGGATTTAGCCAGAACCGAGACTTCACCGTAGATGATATTCTAGAAGCCGCCAGCCAGATTGTGCCTCTGGCGCGGACTGCAAGCGAGCAAATCCAGTTTCTGCAAGATTGGGCAGCCGCAGGTAAAGCCCGTATGGCTTCGAGACACTGTAGTTTGAGTAGTCGCTTTCATAAGTTGCAACAACCGGATTCACCCTCATGAGTTTTTCGGGGTTAGTAAAATTTTTAATCGGTTTTTTCCTGGCGATATCCCTTTTGGTGGTGGCTAGTGGTGCCACTGCTTATTACTTCCTGACTAAACTCTCAACACCGCCCGCGAAGCCGATGTATGCGAACGATAAATCGGTGCTGAAAGCCAAGGCAGCGGCGATCGCGTCCAAAAAACCAACACCAGCGTCCTCTGCTCCAGCCACTCCCACTCCTACAGCCTCGACTCCGCTAGAACCAGGAGCCTACATAGCCAGTGTCACCTGGCCAGAAGGCTTGAGTCTACGGGAGAACCCCAGTCTGGAAGCCAGCCGCGTTGGTGGGGTTGGATTCAATCAGCGAGTTGTGGTTATAAAAGAAAGTGACGATAAAAGGTGGCAGCAAGTACGCCTAGAAAATGGCGAACAACAAGGTTGGATCAAAGCTGGTAACGTTAAGCGAGTTGACTCAGAATAAACGTAGCAACCAGCAAATTTAAAATTTTCAATGGGGATTTTTCTCTCCCCGACGTAGCGCAGGCATCTTGGGTGCGCTACGTTGGGATATGGCATTGCCGCGTTCCTAAGAAATGAGCAGTATGTTAAGATTAGCTAAATTTTAATTGCCATATTCTGGCAACTTTTCCAGCAGGTAAAGAGCGGGTGGTAGGTTGAAAAACCATTACTTACAGCCATTTTCCACCTTACCGATGGATAACAAAT
Above is a genomic segment from Funiculus sociatus GB2-C1 containing:
- a CDS encoding AAA family ATPase; this encodes MSFSDEFELLLRARYPAIYIPTPEEERVEAVIAQCAQRTGDRAVYIWDFVDGYQGNPNDAGFGRRNPLQALEFVEKLPASSPAIFVLRDFHRFLEDISVSRKLRNLSRRLKSQPKNIVIVSPQVNIPSDLGEVLTVIEFPLPAPAEIKNEVERLLGATGKSLGGKVLDELVRSCQGLSMDRIRRVLARAIATHGELRPEDVELVLEEKRQSIRQTQILEFYPTTEKISDIGGLDNLKDWLLRRGGGFSERARQYGLPYPRGLLLVGIQGTGKSLTAKAIAHHWHLPLLRLDVGRLFGGLVGESESRTRQMIQLAEALAPCVLWIDEIDKAFSGMDGKGDAGTSNRVFGTFITWLAEKTSPVFVVATANNIQALPPEMLRKGRFDEIFFVGLPETEERRAIFAVHLSRLRPHNLNSYDLDRLAYETPDFSGAEIEQTLIEAMHIGFSQNRDFTVDDILEAASQIVPLARTASEQIQFLQDWAAAGKARMASRHCSLSSRFHKLQQPDSPS
- a CDS encoding SH3 domain-containing protein, encoding MSFSGLVKFLIGFFLAISLLVVASGATAYYFLTKLSTPPAKPMYANDKSVLKAKAAAIASKKPTPASSAPATPTPTASTPLEPGAYIASVTWPEGLSLRENPSLEASRVGGVGFNQRVVVIKESDDKRWQQVRLENGEQQGWIKAGNVKRVDSE